One window of the Thermococcus sp. P6 genome contains the following:
- a CDS encoding uracil-DNA glycosylase family protein: MLLEFKKLKRMGEVYLNPGNLRVMPFLLRDWRDLLALDEKTYGTYARTIYNPEERFLVINDRDRRTAENLKDLYLELLREPVSFCREEYYRYQLRIGRFRGLPFSSGRPGSGIVLVGEAPGRKGCGRTGIPFYGDASGDLLRKTLFSLGVNPDFVYLTNVVKCNPPENRLRGFGEGELELLRRELEAVEPGSIFAIGRTAEKALKRLGFDFTYLKHPAWYVRRGIRGPEEAILDDYSPVKEAFGEWRP, encoded by the coding sequence ATGCTCCTCGAGTTCAAAAAGCTCAAAAGGATGGGAGAGGTGTATTTGAACCCCGGCAACCTCAGGGTCATGCCGTTCCTTCTCCGCGACTGGAGGGACCTTCTGGCGCTGGACGAGAAGACCTACGGAACCTACGCGAGAACGATATACAACCCTGAGGAACGCTTTCTGGTCATCAACGACCGGGATAGAAGAACCGCCGAAAATCTAAAGGACCTCTATCTGGAACTCCTCAGGGAGCCGGTATCCTTCTGCCGGGAGGAGTACTACAGGTATCAGCTCCGGATAGGCAGGTTCAGGGGGCTGCCCTTCTCCAGCGGCCGGCCGGGTTCCGGAATTGTCCTCGTGGGCGAGGCCCCGGGGAGGAAGGGCTGCGGAAGGACGGGGATACCCTTCTACGGGGACGCCTCCGGCGACCTCCTCAGGAAAACCCTGTTCTCCCTCGGGGTTAACCCCGATTTCGTCTACCTGACCAACGTGGTGAAGTGCAACCCCCCGGAGAACAGGCTGAGGGGCTTCGGTGAGGGCGAGCTCGAACTCCTGAGGAGGGAGCTTGAAGCGGTGGAACCCGGGTCGATTTTCGCCATAGGAAGAACCGCGGAAAAGGCCCTGAAAAGGCTCGGCTTCGATTTCACCTACCTCAAACATCCCGCATGGTACGTGCGGAGGGGAATCAGGGGGCCGGAAGAGGCCATCCTCGATGATTACTCACCTGTTAAGGAGGCCTTTGGTGAATGGAGGCCTTAG
- the cobZ gene encoding alpha-ribazole phosphatase CobZ, which produces MTAEILRKLESMGITLEGMIGTALELYTGENADKFREPLRETMLRYLEDINVRSLLAAALLLEENFHVEGDPVILVADELIGIDIAEYIGGKMALFNFFNYDTKKPGILADLPPFLDDAIGGFIAGCMTRLFEGGDE; this is translated from the coding sequence ATGACCGCGGAAATCCTGAGGAAGCTTGAATCCATGGGAATAACCCTCGAGGGGATGATAGGCACTGCTTTAGAGCTCTACACGGGCGAAAACGCAGATAAGTTTAGGGAACCGCTGAGGGAGACGATGCTCCGCTACCTCGAGGATATAAACGTCCGTTCCCTCCTTGCGGCGGCGCTGCTCCTCGAGGAGAACTTTCACGTCGAGGGCGACCCCGTGATTCTTGTGGCTGACGAGCTCATAGGGATAGACATAGCGGAGTACATAGGCGGGAAGATGGCGCTCTTCAACTTCTTCAACTACGACACCAAAAAGCCGGGTATTCTGGCCGATCTACCGCCCTTTCTGGACGATGCCATCGGCGGCTTCATAGCCGGGTGCATGACGAGGCTCTTCGAAGGTGGCGACGAATGA
- the cobS gene encoding adenosylcobinamide-GDP ribazoletransferase, with amino-acid sequence MRDLIPFFTRIPISGNFERIQEELWALPLLAIVTSALPTVVLYLRIPPESLFAVLGLYLTIGLLHLDGLADWADGIMAKGDRERKLRAMKDLNTGIAGIFAVVMVLLLQVYSLPLIPFYGLYLAELNSKFAMLLALATKRPLGEGLGAYFMEGMEKKRLVLGIILYALLFLPLVLYEPRSMASLAGLLAGGYVIRLSLKNFGGLNGDCIGAVAEVSRTGALMGMALAWAYL; translated from the coding sequence ATGAGGGACCTTATCCCCTTCTTCACGAGGATACCCATCTCCGGAAACTTCGAAAGGATCCAGGAAGAACTCTGGGCCCTTCCGCTGCTCGCCATCGTAACATCGGCGCTCCCGACGGTGGTGCTCTACCTGAGGATCCCGCCGGAAAGCCTCTTCGCGGTTCTCGGACTCTACCTGACGATCGGTCTGCTGCACCTCGACGGCTTAGCCGACTGGGCCGATGGAATAATGGCCAAAGGCGACCGGGAGAGGAAGTTAAGGGCCATGAAGGACCTGAACACCGGGATAGCGGGTATCTTCGCCGTGGTGATGGTCCTGCTCCTGCAGGTTTACTCCCTTCCATTGATCCCCTTCTACGGCCTCTATCTGGCCGAGTTGAACTCCAAGTTCGCCATGCTTCTCGCCCTTGCAACGAAGAGGCCCCTCGGGGAAGGGCTGGGGGCGTATTTCATGGAAGGGATGGAGAAAAAGCGGCTCGTTCTTGGAATAATTCTCTACGCCCTTCTGTTCCTTCCGCTTGTCCTTTACGAGCCCCGCTCCATGGCCTCGCTCGCGGGCCTTTTGGCCGGTGGTTACGTCATAAGGCTGTCCCTCAAAAACTTCGGAGGTCTGAACGGGGACTGCATCGGGGCCGTGGCGGAGGTATCACGGACCGGAGCGTTGATGGGGATGGCCCTTGCGTGGGCTTACCTATGA
- the cbiB gene encoding adenosylcobinamide-phosphate synthase CbiB encodes MEALAIFIPALLWDLLLGEPPSPLHPVVWFGKLAGFFDSRYGRRGPLIDFLAGTLVAISVVTFAFFLSFLPAYVPSPLNYLLAVYLLKSSFALRSLHEHVSRTVTENLEEKRRAVSMIVSRDTSNLDWVHLNSAAIESLAENLNDSVVAPLFYFLLFGLPGAVVYRAVNTLDAMLGYRNERYEYFGKFSARLDDLLNFIPARLTVLLYVPLGGRRVIKYHRLARFKINSDKPIAAMSAVLGVMLEKPGVYTFPGREPDDEDIRRALRVYRLVVAEWIIAVALTIATGVFPCLSP; translated from the coding sequence ATGGAGGCCTTAGCGATTTTCATCCCCGCACTGCTCTGGGACCTTCTCCTCGGGGAGCCACCTTCTCCGCTCCATCCGGTGGTGTGGTTCGGGAAACTGGCGGGATTTTTCGACTCCCGCTATGGAAGGAGGGGCCCCTTAATCGATTTCCTCGCCGGGACGCTCGTGGCGATCTCGGTTGTAACCTTCGCCTTTTTCCTCTCCTTCCTCCCGGCGTACGTTCCCTCTCCACTCAACTACCTCCTCGCGGTTTACCTCCTCAAGAGTTCCTTTGCCCTAAGGAGCCTCCACGAGCACGTCTCGAGAACCGTAACGGAGAACCTCGAGGAGAAGAGGAGGGCGGTTTCCATGATAGTGAGCAGGGACACCTCAAATCTTGACTGGGTTCACCTCAACTCTGCGGCCATAGAGAGCCTCGCCGAGAACCTCAACGATTCCGTGGTTGCACCGCTCTTCTACTTCCTCCTCTTCGGCCTCCCCGGGGCCGTGGTTTACCGCGCGGTTAACACGCTCGATGCCATGCTCGGCTACAGAAACGAGCGCTACGAGTACTTTGGAAAGTTCTCCGCGAGGCTGGACGACCTTCTGAACTTCATCCCCGCCCGGCTGACGGTTCTCCTCTACGTGCCCCTCGGGGGACGAAGGGTCATCAAATACCACCGCCTTGCCCGGTTTAAGATAAACTCGGACAAGCCCATTGCTGCCATGAGCGCGGTTCTGGGCGTTATGCTCGAGAAGCCGGGCGTTTACACCTTTCCGGGAAGGGAGCCGGACGATGAAGATATAAGGCGGGCTTTGAGGGTTTACCGGCTTGTGGTTGCCGAATGGATAATTGCCGTCGCTTTAACGATCGCAACGGGGGTGTTTCCATGCTTGAGCCCGTGA
- a CDS encoding ATP pyrophosphatase, with protein sequence MVSGEGSKGVAFFSGGKDGLYATHLAEKKGIAVPYLLVLKTTIGLSPHYENLSELKKLAGAMGKKLLVFDMRKGSEALADFMASLGVDYLIAGDVLLEDHLEWVKTLAEGAGLKVLEPLWGRDTLELAGEMLDGGFEYAIIAVRKGKLSGRWLGYTFRSAEDLERFLEANPKIDPVGEFGEFHTVVLRCPLFEGSFGLRPLKVEESERYTWLRFGLVRR encoded by the coding sequence ATGGTATCGGGTGAGGGTTCAAAGGGGGTCGCCTTCTTCTCGGGAGGCAAGGACGGGCTTTACGCAACCCATCTAGCCGAAAAGAAAGGAATAGCTGTTCCTTACCTCCTCGTCCTCAAGACAACCATCGGCCTCTCGCCACACTACGAGAACCTGAGCGAACTTAAAAAGCTCGCCGGGGCGATGGGAAAGAAACTCCTCGTTTTTGACATGAGGAAGGGGAGCGAGGCTCTGGCGGATTTCATGGCTTCCCTCGGTGTGGATTACCTGATAGCGGGCGATGTACTGCTCGAGGACCACCTCGAGTGGGTCAAAACGCTGGCCGAAGGGGCTGGCTTAAAAGTCCTTGAACCGCTCTGGGGCAGGGACACCCTCGAGCTCGCGGGGGAGATGCTCGATGGGGGGTTTGAATACGCCATAATCGCCGTCAGGAAGGGGAAACTTTCCGGGAGATGGCTCGGCTACACCTTCCGCTCCGCCGAGGATCTGGAACGCTTTCTCGAGGCCAACCCTAAGATAGATCCGGTCGGGGAGTTCGGCGAGTTCCACACGGTCGTTCTGAGGTGTCCGCTCTTCGAGGGAAGCTTTGGGCTGAGGCCCCTGAAGGTGGAGGAAAGCGAGAGGTACACGTGGCTGAGGTTCGGGCTGGTGAGACGATGA
- a CDS encoding aminotransferase class I/II-fold pyridoxal phosphate-dependent enzyme: MLEPVKFSTYHGGAREEGLLDFSASLNPYRPEWLDGMFERAKTLSDRYTYHERLEDELEGLIGEPLTVTAGITEALYLLGILSFARGNFRRAVIPRHTYGEYERIARIFGVEVVKGPNDPGELAGLVDGHSVVFFCNPNNPDGRFYRLKDLKPLLDAVEDKNALLVLDEAFIDFVQRPESPEGENLIKLRTFTKSYGLPGIRVGYVVGFREAFRSVRMPWGIGSTGVAFLEFLLEDGFEHLRRTMPLLWREKSRLEKALGVKSDANFFVKWVGNSERFVEAMKRRGILVRDCGSFGLPGFVRFSVRKREENERLIEAFRELGFQ, encoded by the coding sequence ATGCTTGAGCCCGTGAAGTTCTCCACCTACCACGGTGGCGCGAGGGAAGAGGGCCTGCTCGACTTCTCCGCCTCTCTGAACCCCTACAGGCCGGAGTGGCTCGACGGGATGTTCGAACGGGCCAAAACGCTCAGCGACCGCTATACCTACCACGAGCGCCTCGAGGATGAACTCGAGGGACTTATAGGAGAGCCCCTAACGGTAACGGCGGGCATAACTGAGGCCCTCTACCTCCTTGGAATCCTTTCCTTTGCCCGCGGGAACTTCAGGAGGGCGGTAATTCCCCGCCACACTTACGGCGAGTACGAGAGGATCGCGAGGATCTTCGGGGTAGAGGTCGTGAAAGGGCCCAACGATCCCGGGGAACTGGCGGGGCTCGTTGATGGCCACTCTGTGGTCTTCTTCTGCAACCCGAACAATCCCGACGGGAGGTTCTACCGCCTCAAAGACCTTAAACCACTCCTCGATGCCGTTGAGGATAAAAACGCCCTTTTGGTTCTTGACGAGGCCTTCATAGACTTCGTTCAAAGGCCGGAAAGCCCGGAGGGGGAGAACCTGATAAAACTCAGGACCTTCACCAAGAGCTACGGCCTTCCCGGGATAAGGGTCGGCTACGTCGTGGGCTTCAGGGAGGCCTTCAGAAGCGTAAGGATGCCGTGGGGCATAGGCTCCACGGGGGTTGCCTTCCTCGAGTTCCTCCTCGAGGACGGCTTCGAGCACCTCAGAAGAACGATGCCGCTCCTATGGCGGGAAAAGAGCAGGCTTGAAAAAGCCCTGGGTGTGAAGAGCGACGCCAACTTCTTCGTCAAATGGGTCGGAAACTCGGAAAGGTTCGTTGAGGCCATGAAAAGAAGGGGCATCCTCGTGAGGGACTGCGGGAGCTTCGGGTTGCCCGGCTTCGTCCGTTTTTCCGTGAGGAAGAGGGAAGAGAACGAGAGGCTCATCG